In the Longimicrobium sp. genome, CCACGCCGACCGCCGTATGCGAAGCTTCCACGCGTTCATGGGGTTACCTCCCAGGTGTGAGAGAAGTTGTACTTGAACCCGAGCTGGATCCTCCAATCGTCGGCGTCGAAGCCGTTGGAGTGGTTCTCGCGGTGCCCCCACTGCCCCTCGATCCCCATGGTCACGTTCTTGATCGGGTAGTAGAGCAGGTCGATCAGCGCGTACTGCCCGGTCTTGAACGCGTTGGGGGCCTGCTGCGGCGAGTTGTCGATGTCGACCCGCGAGTAGCCCAGCGAGGTGCTGAAGCGCGGGCCCCAGGTGTGGTCGAGGAAGGCCACCAGCCCCAGCACCGGCAGCGCCTCGCCGGTCACCGGCGTCACCAGGTTCCCCGGGTTGTCGCGGATGCCGACGTCGGCGGGGGCGTCGTTCATGTAGTTCTCGATCCCCTCGCCGTACACGGCCTGCAGCCGCACCACGTCGTTCTTGGTCAGCTTCAGGTTCGAGCTCAGGTTCAATCCCCATCCCCACGCGTCACCCGACAGGTCGAAGGCGTCGTCGCCCACGTCCTCCCACTCGATCCAGCGGAGGATCCCCGCCAGCTCCACGTATCCCCACTTGCGCGCGAAGCGCCCCTCGGCCGACAGGTCGGGATACGGGAAGCGCGGGCGGACGTCGGCCAGCTCGATGCGGTCGGCGTAGACGCCGCCGTCGCCGCTGGCGCCGGGCCGCTCCAGCGCGATGCTCACGCGCGAGGGGCCCTGGATGGGCATGTAGCGGATCTGGATGTTGCGGAAGAACACCATCCCGTTCGGCCCCCAGTACTCCAGCGAGTTGGGGAACACGTCGATGTCCATGAACGGGCTCCAGGTCTGCCCGGCGCCGAAGTGCCCCAGCTCGCCGAAGGCGTGGCGCAGGCGCAGGGTGGTCTGTCCCGCGTCCACGCCGGTGCCGAACAGCTCCCACTCGAAGTGCGTCTTGAGCGGGCCGGCGGGGGTGGGGGTGTTCGTCCTCACGCCGAAGCGGCTCTGCCGCACGCCGAAGAAGCTCCTGCCGTCGGGCGCGAACTCGCCGGGCTCCGAGGGAAGCTTGGTGGGGCGCAGGACGTCGAACCACAGGGGGTCGTTGGTCTCGACCTGGTATCCCGCGTCGGTCATCACGTGGCCGTAGACCTCGAAGGTGGTTTTGGGCGCGTTCCCCTGCGCCGCCACGGGCATGGCCAGCCCGCAGAGGATGGTTGTGAGGGTGGTGCGTTTCACGCCGCCTCCTTTCGGTGGAGGGATGAGGGCGATGAACGACGCTCCTGGCGCCCGCGTCAGGCACGTCACGGCGGTCTCCGTGGTGCGTGCGAGTCGTGGGTCCCCTCACCGCCACCACCACGTAGCCGTCTCGCGGCCGCACCCGTGCGGCCGAAGCTGCGATCCTGCTCCCCGCCATCCCGGCCGGCCGCCGGTCCGGCCGCCGCGGCGCGTGGCGACGGGGCAGGCGGAGAGGCTGCCTCGAGCGGGTGCGCATCCCCCGTCTGCGAGGGAGCGCGGGGCCGCCCGGGCGATCCGTGGAGCGGAACTTCGCCAGGGATGGGGATGGCGTCTTGGAGGATTTTGCCGCGCGGGGCGGGAGGGGAGATCGGCGCGTTCCGCGTGGAGATGCGGGGATTCCAGGGCGTACCGGAGCGCGGCCGGATCGTGCGGGAATCCGGCATTTTCCGGAGATGGGATCGGGGGTGCCGGAGCCGCCCGGGCGCCCCCGGCGGCCGCCGCGGCGGAGGGGACGATCGGGGTGGTCACCTTCGCCGGACGTCTCCGCGACGAGGAAGGGCTTCTCAGCGCTGGGTGCGGACGGTCCAGCCGGTGACTTGGCCGGTGGCGCTCACGCGGCAGGTTCCGGAGCGCCGGCCAATGCTCCACCCGATGGCGCGCCCGCCCTGCGCGTCCGGCGGCTGCACGTCGATCCGCACCGCGGAGGGGTCGGTCAGCCCCAGGCGCGCCGCCGCGGCGTTCCGGCAGACGCGCAGGGCGTCGGCGGCGCTCAGCGGCCGCTGCGGCGCGACGACGGGTGGGAGGTCGACGATGAACTCGGCGCGGCACCCGTCGGAGACCCACACCGCGCTGCCCGTGTAGCCCCAGGTGCGGCCGTAGGTGCACGGCGCGGCGCTCTCCCGCTCGTGCAGGTATACGCCGCCGCGGGTATCGGCCTCGCACATCGTGCGGCGCCCCGCCTGCGACTCGCATTCGATCTTGCGCTGCGCGTGCGCGCGGAACGGGAGCAATACCAGGCACGCCGCCGACAGCGCCGCGCAGAACGTCGTCCTTCTCATCGGAGACCCCCCGGGTTCGCGGTCCCTCGCGTTGCCCCGCGCGCCTCGAGCCGGCACCGAGCCCCGGCGCGTCCACGGGATAAGCTCCTCGTGGCGCGCGGCGATCGTCTTGGAGGAACTTGCCGCGGGGATTCGGAAGAATGAGAAGGAATCACACGGAGTCATCGGAGGACCCGGGTCGGGGCCATCCCCTCCGCTGACTCCGCTGACTCCGTGTGAGACCAGATCTCCGGATCAACTGTGCACTTGAGGAGGAAATGTCATTCCGAAGGCGCTGCGCCGCCCTGTCCTCCATGCCAAACTCGTGGCGCCTGAGGAATCTGTGGCCGGCTCCCGAGCCACAGTCCACCTGGCGCTCGGACGCATGCCACGGATGAGAATAGTCTCACACGGAGGGAACGGAGGAAACGGAGGTTTACTCATCATCCTCCGTTTCCTCCGTTCCCTCCGTGTGAGTCATCCTGTTGATCTGATTGCACAATTAATCCGCAGATTCGGTATGAGACCCGTTGTTTTTCCGGATCCGCCAGGATCCATCGGTCAGCAGGGTGTTCCGCCCACGGGCGGGGTGGGGACGGGCTCGCCGGGCGGGGCGTGGTGGTGCAGGCGGACGTACAGGCTGGTGCCCAGCATTCCCATCAGCGTGTAGAGGAGCACCGCCGCCAGCGCCAGCTTCTCCTGCGGCGCGATGGCGGTGGCGGCGGCGGCGGCCACGCCCGGGTGCCGCGAGGCGGTGGAGAGCGCCAGCACCACGCGGTCCTCGGGGTGTGGGCCGCCCAGCACGTGCCCCACCGCCAGCCCGGCGGCGATGAAGAGCGCGATGGCCGCCAGCGTCCCGTTTCCCACCAGCGACACGAGCTGCCCGAAGGAGGTGGCAACGATGGGCACGTAGCTGACCACCAGCAGCACCGACGCCAGGTGCCCGATCGGCGCCGCCACCCGCGCGGCGACGCCGGGCGCCAGCCCGCGCAGGGCCGCGCCGGCGGCGAGCGGGGCCACCACGGTGACCAGCGCCAGCTGGGCCACCTCCGCCGGGGGAAGCGGGCGCGCCTGGTGCGACGAGGCCCCGGCCAGCAGCACGGCCGCGGGAACGGTGACGATGGAGAGGAGCGCGGTGGCGAAGAGCAGCCCCACCGCGTAGGGGCCGCTGCCGCCCGCCTTCAGCTCCTTCCCCGGCAGCAGCGGCGGCACCGGCGACACCGCCAGCGTCACCAGCGCCACGTCGACCGCCGGGTGCAGGTGGAACGCCACGGCGATGGCCACCGCCAGCGCCGGCATCACCACGTTCATCGCCACCAGCGAGCGGACCAGCCGCCGGCGGTCGTGGAACAGCGCCCGCAGGTCGCCGCTCTTCGTTTGCAGCCCCAGCCCCACCACGGTCAGCACGATGCTGGCCTGCAGCAGCAGCGGAATCACCTTCGCCAGCGTCATCGCCCCGCCTTTCTCCACCGGGCGCGGGGTTTCCCCACGCGCTCGCCCTGGCCGGGGACCCGTCCCCGGCGCACGCGAACAGTGGCGCGCGGAAGACCCGGCGGCTTGGAGAAGGTTGGCGATGGAGAAGAGGCGGTGCCGCGGAGGAGAGGTGTGGAGCGAGGACGGCTGTGATATGAGAGAGGGGGATGGAGATGGTGGCGCGCCGACCTCCCGTTCACCCCCCAAGCCGGATCGTTCTTGCGGAAGGCCGGCGCGCCGTGATGCAAGTTGCCCCGGCGCGCGCGGATCGTCTTGGACGTCGTTGTCCCCGCGCGCCCGAACGCGGGCCGCCTATGGGAACTCGCCCGCCACGGACAGGAGCTCGGCCAGCAGCAGCACCAGCGGCACGTCGACGCCGGGCGCCAGGTCCACGCGGCTGGGCATCCCCGACAGCTCGCGGCGGAGCGACCGCGCCACCTCGGCC is a window encoding:
- a CDS encoding DcaP family trimeric outer membrane transporter — its product is MKRTTLTTILCGLAMPVAAQGNAPKTTFEVYGHVMTDAGYQVETNDPLWFDVLRPTKLPSEPGEFAPDGRSFFGVRQSRFGVRTNTPTPAGPLKTHFEWELFGTGVDAGQTTLRLRHAFGELGHFGAGQTWSPFMDIDVFPNSLEYWGPNGMVFFRNIQIRYMPIQGPSRVSIALERPGASGDGGVYADRIELADVRPRFPYPDLSAEGRFARKWGYVELAGILRWIEWEDVGDDAFDLSGDAWGWGLNLSSNLKLTKNDVVRLQAVYGEGIENYMNDAPADVGIRDNPGNLVTPVTGEALPVLGLVAFLDHTWGPRFSTSLGYSRVDIDNSPQQAPNAFKTGQYALIDLLYYPIKNVTMGIEGQWGHRENHSNGFDADDWRIQLGFKYNFSHTWEVTP
- a CDS encoding DUF3011 domain-containing protein, coding for MRRTTFCAALSAACLVLLPFRAHAQRKIECESQAGRRTMCEADTRGGVYLHERESAAPCTYGRTWGYTGSAVWVSDGCRAEFIVDLPPVVAPQRPLSAADALRVCRNAAAARLGLTDPSAVRIDVQPPDAQGGRAIGWSIGRRSGTCRVSATGQVTGWTVRTQR